A stretch of DNA from Sphingobacteriales bacterium:
CCTTCAAAGACGCCATTCTTCATAAAATTTTTCGTCAATCTGTCTTCCAGGGAATGGTAGCTCATAATGACCAGCCTTCCGCCGGTTTCCAATACTTCTTCACTTTGTTTCAAAAAATCTTTAATGGCATTCAATTCATCATTCACTTCAATTCGGATGGCCTGAAAGACCTGTGAAAAATATTTCACTTCTATCCCTTTGGAAACTATTTTGCAGATTTCCACTAAATCTTTTGTGGTCTCTATCGGCTGAATGGCACGTTGTTCCACAATTCTATTCGCCAGCGTTCTGGCGTTGATCACTTCCCCGTAAAAACCAAGAATATGCTGAAGCTGCTCAGCCGTATACGAATTCACCACATCTTTAGCAGTTATCCCTTCTTTCCGGTTCATGCGCATATCCAGCATGGCATCGAAACGGGTGGCGAAACCTCTGGTGGGTTCGTCTATCTGATGAGATGAAATCCCAAAGTCTGCCAAGATGCCGTTTACCCGAATTATGCCGTGCAATTTTAAAAATCGTTTTAGGTGTCTGTAATTTGCCTGTATCAATACGAACCGCCTGTCATCCGGCACATTCTGTCTGGCATCCTCATCCACGTCAAATGCAAACAGTTTTCCCTTCTCACTCAGTTGTTCGAGTATTTTCCTGCTGTGCCCGCCGCCTCCAAAAGTGACATCTACATATATTCCGTCCGGATGAATGTCCAACCCTTCTATACACTCTCTGAGCATTACTGGAATATGATACATGCACTTTTTTATGTTATCTGTTCAAGAACTATTTACCGGAGTTTAATTTTGCCCACACCTCATCTGCCATATCCGCAAAATTCTCCGGCTCTTTGATGGTAGCGTGATAGGTCTTACTATCCCAAATCTCAATCACATCGTGGAAGGCGGTGATAACCACTTCATCCGTGATGCCCACATTGTCCGTAAGACGCTTGGATAATAATATTCTGTCGTTGCCGTCCATCTCCACCTGGGTCGCCAATTGATAGAAAGAGCGCAGAAAGTCACGTTCAGCCGTTCTGAAATAGCTGAACTTGCCCATTTCCTGTGTTACACTGTCCCATTGTGTTTTGGGAAACAAGCGCAAACATTTACCCATGCCTTTGTTCAAAACAAAATGTGTACGCGTATCCTCCGGAATCTGCTGTAAAAGATTGGTCGGCAAACGCAACCTGCCTTTGCTGTCCACTTTTACTTCATAATGTCCGGTTAATCCTATCATTTGCGATTTTGCTGATTTGATGAACAAAAATAAAATAAAAGTCACACAAATTCCCACTTTACTCCACTTTTTACCATTGATAATCATGTTAATAAGTCAAAAAATGTGCATATCTCAAATTTAGATGTGGATTGAATGTGGAAATGTTATGAAAAGTGTAATTAGAATAAGGGTTGGGAATGCACATTAGGTTATGCACCATGTGGAAATAAATTCAATAAAAATAGCGGGTTCGGTATCGTTTAACCCATCAATTCAATAAATTTGATTGAATTTTGATGCATATTTGAAAGAATGAAGCTGAAAATTAAACACTACATCCTGCCATTGTTGATTTTTCTTTTCGAAATTTCGCCCGCTCAACCTTATATTGACAAAGACAGTATTTTCCAAAAATCAATAATTGAAAACAAAACTGTCTTAATTGTTTTTTCAGGCTCTGACTGGTGTAAAAATTGTATACAGTTTGAAAAAGGAATTATGAAGGACTCTTCCTTTCAACATTTTGTCCGGGAAAATTTATTGCTTTTAAAGGCCGACTTCCCGCAAAAGAAAAAATTGCCGGAAAAACTGATCCGACAAAATGAATTATTAGCGGAACGATACAACCCCAACGGTATTTTTCCCCTGTTTATTTTAGTCAGCCCCAATCAAAGAACGGCAACGATTAGTTTTCAGCATGAAACTGCCGCCGGTTTTACAGATAAACTGAAAGCTGCAATGGAATCCATTCTGCCATGATGATTGAACAAAAGGTTACAACAAAATTGATGGGATCTGTTTTTGAGCTTATTGTAACGGCTGACACAAAAACTGCTGCTCAGGGATTTATAGAAGAGGGGATTCAGGAAATAAAACGCATTGAATCTTTGTTAACCGAATTTGCAGCAACTTCCATCACTGCCTTGATTAATCAGAATGCCGGCATCAGTCCAGTTGAGGTACCGGAGGAGGTATATCAATTATTAAAACGCATTCAACATTTGTCAAAGATCACTCAGGGTTCTTTTGACATTACGGTTGGCCCGTTAAAGAAACTGTATAATTTCAAACAGCAGGATTTTACATTTCCGGATAAGAAGAAAATCCGGGATACCTTAAAAATGGTAGGGTATGAATTTCTGCAATTGCTGGAAAACAATAAAGTTTATTTATCCCAAAAGGGAATGCAGATCAGTTTTGCAGCCATAGGTAAAGGATATGCCGCTGACTGTGTCAGGAAATTATGGAAAGAAAAAAATGCGGAAGGCGGTGTCATCAATGCAAGCGGAGATTTGACGGTTTTTGGAAAAAGGGCAAACGGAGATTTATGGAAGATTGGCATCTCACACCCTGATGACAGGAATCAGATGGTCTTTTCCATTCCCATGCAGCACGGCGCAACAGCGACATCCGGTGACTATGAGCAGTATTTCACGAAGAATGACATCCGCTATTCCCACACCATACATCCGAAAACGGGACTGCCGCTCACAGGCATCAAAAGCGTCAGCATCATCCACTCCAGTGCAGAATTATGTGATGCACTGGCAACGGCAGTATATGTGATGGGCGCAGATGCCGGTATCCATTTTATCAATCAATTACCGGACACACATGCTATCGTCATTAATTCTGAAAATTGTGTATTTTTATCCAAGCATATAAACATAGAGCATGGCACTCTTTAAGATATCCCTTTTAGTATTGACGGTAAGTTCACTTACCTGCAGCTGCCATCCGGTAAAACCATATCAGCGGGTATATCTGAACGACCGGGAAATGCAGATAAGCAATGGTATTTCCGGGAAATTTGAAGAAAATGCCGAAGGCATAAGAGAAGGCGCAGCACCGGCGGGAGGCATATACACCAGCGGCGGGTGTGGCTGTAACTAATTACAATGAAGAAGAAGTTTTTCATATTTGGCTTAATGGCCTTTTACTATCCTTTGAAGGCACAGCTTCCTGACAGCAGTGCTTTTGAAAGAAAAAAAATATCCAGGACAGATATTGAATTCACCTTTTCTTATTATAATCAGGATGGAAATAATTCGGCGGTAACAGGCGGAACAGGAACAGAAAAATTGTCCGTTTATGCGACAGGTCTGACCATCCGGCATCAGTTCAAGGAGTTCAATAAGCTTTCATTCTCTGCCGGAATTGATGTTATCAGTTCGGCATCGACTGACAAGATTGACCATATCCGTTCTTCTGCATCCATTAAAGACAACCATTTTCATCTGGATGCAGGATTCCAACGACGATTGAAGAATGTAAATCTGGTGATGGGAGGAGGAGCTGGTGTTGCCCTGGAATCGGATTATCTTTCTGCTCCCGTATCATTCTCCATGCAATATACCGAACCATCCGAAATGCGATCCTATCAGATGGGTGTGTTCCTGTCTTTTGATGACTTGCGGTGGGGCAGGTTAAACCCTGATTATATGCGCCCGGAAAGTCTCGTATATCCGGAAGAACTGAGGTATAAAGAATGGTATGATGTGTACAGAAGGGATTCTTACAATATCAAATTTGGCTTTACACAAGTATTGTCAAGGAAAATGATTCTGGGCATTTTCCCGGAATTTGTCTATCAGAAAGGATTACTGGCTACGCCGTTTCACAGAGTCTATTTTTCTGACAGCAGCCTGCGTGTAGAAAATCTGCCGAAACAAAGGTTCAAGTTTCCACTTTCTATAAAACTAAATGCATTTTTGGGCAAACGGTTTATCCTGAAGAGCCAGTATTCATTTTATGCGGACAATTTCGGAATCATTGCGAATGCCATCGAACTGCAAGGTGCCATAAAAATAGTACCGCAATTCACATTAAGTCCGTTTGTAAGAATTTATCATCAGTCAGGTTCAAAGTTTTTCAAACCCTATAAAGAACACCTGACCAGTGAAGTCTATTATACCTCCGATTACGACTTATCAGGCATGAAGACGTACAAAGCAGGTATGGAATTAAAATTCTTGCCAATGGGGAAGAGACAGCATAGATTATCTTTTGAAAATATCCTTTTCAGGTATTCCTACTATTACCGTTCGAACCATTTGCAGGCGCATACCGTTAATCTTACATTTACGTTTGCATCAGAATATGTAAGGAAAAAGAGAGAGTAATTACCTCTTTCAGTTATATACAAAACCAATTAATTCTCATATTTTTGTTGATATGAAACATCATCCCATTGTTCTGCTTGTTCAAAAGATTGAATTACACCATACGAAAGAAATTCAGAAATATTTTGCTGTTTCTAAAAAAAAACGAACTGAAAAATTTTACAAACTTATTACTATTGCAAAAAACGACGGACAACTGGATAAAAGATTGTTATTTAAAAAATTGTTTACAAAAACCTATTCTGAAAAAAATGATTATTTGTGGCGAAATGAGATTCGGTTGTTAAAAGAAGATTTAGAAAGCTTCTTAATAAAAACAGAACACGAATATCATTCTAAGAATAACAGTGCTTATAACGAATGGCTATTAGTACATGCTTTCAAAAAATTAGAATATGATGAAGGTATTGACGAGAAAACAGAATTGTTAATAAAACAAAAAGACAACTTCGCTTCCTACCAATATGTACTGGACGCCAGTTTTATACAACTGCACAACCTGCGTTATAAAATTATTGATATCGATAAACGCAGAAAAAGTTATTCCGAATCTTTACAGAATTGTGAGGCAATATTGAAAGACCTGCTAGCTTCTTATTGCGCTCAAGTGAACTTACATAAATCATACATCAACTGGATTGTTTACAATCATCAATTTGAAGGTCGTGAAACTCTTATTTCAGACACCTATGAATGCTTGTTGCCTAAAAACCCTATCAGTAATTTTAATAATTACTTAGGCGCTTCACTCACAGATGCGGACGAGAAGAATTTGAATACACAGATAGAAAGTCTGGATGCTGCGTTGGAAAATATTGAGCCTGTCTATAAAAACAATAAACTACTGCAAGAAAACAGAGTGGTTGCACTAATGGCAAAAGGAAGAGAATTTTCTGCGAACGGTTATTTTCGGGAAGCAGATGCTGTACTTAAAAGCATTAAACAAGATATCGATCATTTATATCATCATCACAGAACTATATTTTATGTAAACTATATTACCAATTTAGTAAAGAGCAAACTTTACAAGGATGTTATTTACATACTGGATCATGAATTTTCTACGGATAATATATTATACAAGAACATGCTTTTACAAAACAGGTTGCTATGCTACATGTATTTGCGCGATACAAAAACCTTGCAAACTATATTTCTTATGATCTGGATGCTGCACCATTTCCACAAAACCACGTTTTAAAACTTATCAAATCAGTATATTTTTACCTAACGCAAGACTATGATACAGCGCTGTCAATTATTACAAGCGTAATACAAATGGTAGCAACGGATAAAATGTCTCATCATAAACCCATTTCAATTCTATACAAAAAATTATATACAGCAAAACAAAAGAATGCTTTGCTGAAAAAGATGTCTTCAAAAGATATAAAATTGTTACAGAATGCAATTAATGAATTTGAAGAAACTACACCAATTGAATTCAAATTAGTTTCTGTTTATTTATGGCTAAAACAAGAAATTGAACAAAATTTAGCTTAAAAATGAGATTAAAACACACTATCAACCAATTGATTTATAATTAGTTAATAAACATACTTCACAAAACCTACTCACAAAATTAAAATACTTCATTTTGCTTCGCTTTTTGTATGATGCAGTTTTACATCAACAAAAAATGAATTTATGAAAGCAATTACAAAACTTAGTACAAGTATTATTTTACTTAGTACTCTTTTCTTTTCTTGCAAAAAAGAAACAACAACTCCAGAAAGCTGGCAATTTACCAAATTAGTAAATACAACATTAGATAACAATGGCAACATGGTTACATTGGATTTCTATCAAAAGAAAGGCAATGAATGGCGCATTGTGCAAATGTCACCAGATGATTACACAAAATTTTATTTAAAAAATATCGTCACTCCAAGCGCATTTCAAATGCCTATTGATAACAGCAATGCATTCTTGACTTCAAATGTTAGACTTTTTAATCCAGCTGATAACAAAGTTTATAACCAGGGAAATTTAAGATGGCTTTTAGGCGAACCGGTTGGATTTAAAACTTTTAACACATTTGATTTTGAATTTCCTGATATGCCTGCTGCATATAATTCAATCAATAAATTTAGTGCAGCCACATTTTCTTCAGAGCAAGCATATGATAATAATTCAAAAACCAGTACGTATATTTTTTATGATTTTCCAAATCAGAAGTATGTATACTATGGATTTAGGACTGGTGCCGATTTGATAATAGAAAATACATTGCCGCTGATTTGTCCAACTTGTAACACTATAAGCTGGAAAAATATTGATGCTGTTACTTGCACTGGAGAAAATGACAATAATGATTTATACTATTTCTTTGATTTTGATGCACAAAAAATATACATTCTTGAAAGAATTGGCAAAAGCACCAACAATCCATCATTTCAATTAAACAATCCACCAATTGATTTCAGCGATGCATTTAGCAATACGGCTGGTTCTAATGGTGGTAATGAATTGCCTTTTGATTTTAGTAAATAAACAAAAATAGCCATAATAACCATAAAAACAATTACAAACCTTAAAATTACAAAAATGAAATCTCTAAATAAAACAATCTCATTATTCTTTTTTACACTACTAATTACGTTGCTTAGTTCTTGCACAAGAGATATATTTGATGTTGCAGACAGATACAAAGTAGTATTTTGGTTTGATGAAGAAACCTCAAGACAACTACTATATGATGGTGCTGATACACTTACTTTTTATGTAAACTATAAAGCAGTAGCAACATCAACTGTAGATGATATATTTTGGACGACTGCACCATCTTGT
This window harbors:
- the rsmH gene encoding 16S rRNA (cytosine(1402)-N(4))-methyltransferase RsmH; this translates as MYHIPVMLRECIEGLDIHPDGIYVDVTFGGGGHSRKILEQLSEKGKLFAFDVDEDARQNVPDDRRFVLIQANYRHLKRFLKLHGIIRVNGILADFGISSHQIDEPTRGFATRFDAMLDMRMNRKEGITAKDVVNSYTAEQLQHILGFYGEVINARTLANRIVEQRAIQPIETTKDLVEICKIVSKGIEVKYFSQVFQAIRIEVNDELNAIKDFLKQSEEVLETGGRLVIMSYHSLEDRLTKNFMKNGVFEGEPEKDVFGRFEHHLKVITRKPIEAGAEELKANPRARSAKLRIAEKTN
- the mraZ gene encoding division/cell wall cluster transcriptional repressor MraZ; protein product: MIGLTGHYEVKVDSKGRLRLPTNLLQQIPEDTRTHFVLNKGMGKCLRLFPKTQWDSVTQEMGKFSYFRTAERDFLRSFYQLATQVEMDGNDRILLSKRLTDNVGITDEVVITAFHDVIEIWDSKTYHATIKEPENFADMADEVWAKLNSGK
- a CDS encoding thioredoxin family protein; the encoded protein is MKLKIKHYILPLLIFLFEISPAQPYIDKDSIFQKSIIENKTVLIVFSGSDWCKNCIQFEKGIMKDSSFQHFVRENLLLLKADFPQKKKLPEKLIRQNELLAERYNPNGIFPLFILVSPNQRTATISFQHETAAGFTDKLKAAMESILP
- a CDS encoding FAD:protein FMN transferase produces the protein MIEQKVTTKLMGSVFELIVTADTKTAAQGFIEEGIQEIKRIESLLTEFAATSITALINQNAGISPVEVPEEVYQLLKRIQHLSKITQGSFDITVGPLKKLYNFKQQDFTFPDKKKIRDTLKMVGYEFLQLLENNKVYLSQKGMQISFAAIGKGYAADCVRKLWKEKNAEGGVINASGDLTVFGKRANGDLWKIGISHPDDRNQMVFSIPMQHGATATSGDYEQYFTKNDIRYSHTIHPKTGLPLTGIKSVSIIHSSAELCDALATAVYVMGADAGIHFINQLPDTHAIVINSENCVFLSKHINIEHGTL
- a CDS encoding DUF4266 domain-containing protein produces the protein MALFKISLLVLTVSSLTCSCHPVKPYQRVYLNDREMQISNGISGKFEENAEGIREGAAPAGGIYTSGGCGCN
- a CDS encoding DUF3570 domain-containing protein — its product is MKKKFFIFGLMAFYYPLKAQLPDSSAFERKKISRTDIEFTFSYYNQDGNNSAVTGGTGTEKLSVYATGLTIRHQFKEFNKLSFSAGIDVISSASTDKIDHIRSSASIKDNHFHLDAGFQRRLKNVNLVMGGGAGVALESDYLSAPVSFSMQYTEPSEMRSYQMGVFLSFDDLRWGRLNPDYMRPESLVYPEELRYKEWYDVYRRDSYNIKFGFTQVLSRKMILGIFPEFVYQKGLLATPFHRVYFSDSSLRVENLPKQRFKFPLSIKLNAFLGKRFILKSQYSFYADNFGIIANAIELQGAIKIVPQFTLSPFVRIYHQSGSKFFKPYKEHLTSEVYYTSDYDLSGMKTYKAGMELKFLPMGKRQHRLSFENILFRYSYYYRSNHLQAHTVNLTFTFASEYVRKKRE